The following proteins are co-located in the Paenibacillus sp. FSL H8-0079 genome:
- a CDS encoding prolyl oligopeptidase family serine peptidase: MHDTDNIPEQWPVLIYCRGGLGNYGGVNTVWLEQFVQKGYIVFAPSYRGNEGGEGRDEYGGRDAEDVHAAYRLVQRLPFADSTRISLMGFSRGAINAVHTATAYNEGPDQVHKLVLWSGVADVERTYHERTDLRRTLKRVLGGTPRAIPEAYLARSPLSNANKLSCPVLIMHGTSDTQVNYSHGTRMYHWLKRGGANVTFHAYGGQDHHFHERIHEAAVNNMFNWLTAP; encoded by the coding sequence ATGCATGATACGGATAATATACCGGAACAGTGGCCGGTTCTGATCTATTGCCGCGGCGGACTTGGCAACTATGGCGGGGTTAATACCGTTTGGCTTGAGCAATTTGTACAGAAAGGTTATATCGTGTTCGCTCCATCCTATCGTGGTAACGAAGGCGGTGAAGGCCGTGACGAGTATGGCGGAAGAGATGCCGAAGATGTGCATGCCGCTTACCGGCTGGTGCAACGTTTGCCTTTTGCCGACTCGACCCGGATATCGTTAATGGGCTTCTCTCGTGGAGCCATTAATGCCGTACATACCGCAACTGCCTACAATGAGGGACCTGATCAAGTACATAAGCTAGTTCTCTGGAGCGGTGTCGCCGATGTCGAACGCACTTACCATGAACGAACCGACCTGAGACGCACTTTGAAACGGGTTCTGGGTGGTACCCCACGCGCAATTCCCGAAGCTTATCTCGCCCGTTCTCCCCTGTCAAATGCAAACAAACTCTCTTGTCCTGTGCTCATCATGCACGGCACATCAGATACACAGGTGAACTATAGTCACGGAACTCGAATGTATCACTGGCTGAAGCGCGGAGGTGCGAACGTTACGTTTCACGCCTATGGCGGCCAGGATCATCATTTTCACGAGAGAATACATGAGGCAGCGGTGAACAATATGTTCAATTGGCTTACAGCACCATAG
- a CDS encoding GTP pyrophosphokinase family protein, with the protein MNAPHPIDQFKKFKYEITRFMMIYKFALDQMETKIEVLKEEFQSLHDYSPIEHTKSRLKSPESIMNKMFRKNHELTFESIKQNIKDIAGVRITCSFISDIYRIKDMLCNQSDLRVLEVKDYIENPKPNGYQSLHLLVEVPVYMSNGEERACVEIQIRTIAMDFWASLEHKIFYKYNKDVPEHLTKELKSAADSANALDQQMERLHREIQEIKDAENERDEEELRRIIINNQQFTLPSNLLKLLGSGE; encoded by the coding sequence ATGAACGCTCCACATCCAATCGATCAATTCAAGAAATTCAAATATGAAATTACCAGATTTATGATGATCTATAAATTTGCTCTGGATCAAATGGAGACCAAGATTGAAGTCCTGAAGGAAGAATTCCAGTCTTTGCATGATTACAGTCCAATTGAACATACAAAGTCCAGACTGAAATCACCTGAGAGCATTATGAACAAGATGTTCCGCAAAAATCATGAGTTAACGTTTGAGAGCATCAAGCAAAATATCAAGGATATCGCCGGGGTGCGGATTACATGTTCCTTTATCTCGGATATCTATCGCATTAAGGATATGCTGTGCAATCAGAGTGACTTGCGTGTGCTGGAGGTCAAAGACTACATCGAGAATCCAAAGCCAAATGGCTACCAAAGCCTTCACCTTCTGGTGGAAGTGCCTGTGTACATGTCCAATGGTGAGGAACGAGCTTGTGTGGAGATCCAGATCCGTACAATCGCGATGGATTTCTGGGCGAGTCTGGAGCATAAGATTTTTTATAAATACAATAAAGATGTTCCCGAGCATTTGACCAAGGAGCTCAAAAGTGCAGCAGATTCTGCGAATGCACTGGATCAGCAGATGGAACGACTTCACCGGGAAATTCAGGAGATCAAGGACGCCGAGAACGAGCGGGATGAAGAAGAACTACGCCGTATTATTATTAACAACCAACAGTTCACACTGCCGTCTAACTTGCTCAAACTGCTGGGTAGCGGGGAGTAG
- a CDS encoding multidrug effflux MFS transporter, which translates to MKSTTASLNTNSTSRVRMALILGTLSAFGPLSLDMYLPALPILADEFGSSTSYAQLSLTACMIGLAVGQLLAGPLSDVRGRRTPLIAGLVLYTIASILCLVSPTMGSFVVLRFIQGVAGAAGIVISRAIVRDVYSGPELTRFFSLLMLINGVAPIAAPIIGGQLLTYTSWRGVFILLSLIGILTLFAVIFGLGETLPAKRRSSGGLKQTLITFRKIAGDRQFMGYALTQGFVAAGMFAYISGSPFVLQKIYGVSPQMFSVCFAINGLGIILASQIAGRLAGKVSETRLLIAGLLTAALGGTSLLVAILVGGNLISVLIPLFLVVSSVGLVNTASFALAMANQEKSAGSASALIGVMTFLFGGIVAPLVGLGGEGTAVPMGIVIACADLGALVIYFLMVSRGRKRQNDQALS; encoded by the coding sequence ATGAAAAGTACAACAGCTTCATTGAACACGAATTCCACATCGCGTGTGCGAATGGCATTAATTCTGGGGACACTGTCGGCCTTCGGGCCGTTGTCCCTGGATATGTATTTGCCCGCATTGCCCATTTTGGCAGATGAGTTCGGCTCATCTACCTCGTATGCTCAGCTCAGTCTGACGGCGTGTATGATTGGACTTGCGGTTGGTCAGTTGCTTGCAGGACCTCTAAGTGATGTACGTGGTCGCCGAACACCGCTCATAGCAGGGCTTGTGCTCTATACTATCGCTTCCATACTCTGCCTGGTCAGCCCTACGATGGGCTCTTTTGTTGTGCTACGATTCATTCAGGGGGTGGCCGGAGCGGCCGGGATTGTCATCTCGCGTGCGATTGTCAGAGACGTATATTCGGGCCCGGAACTGACACGGTTCTTCTCCCTGTTAATGCTGATTAACGGTGTAGCACCGATTGCGGCACCAATCATTGGTGGACAGTTGTTGACGTATACGTCGTGGCGCGGCGTGTTTATTTTACTGAGTCTCATCGGTATACTAACGCTGTTTGCTGTCATTTTTGGACTAGGAGAGACACTGCCTGCCAAACGCAGATCAAGCGGGGGATTGAAGCAGACCTTGATTACATTTCGTAAAATCGCAGGGGATCGTCAGTTTATGGGTTATGCGTTAACTCAGGGTTTCGTGGCAGCTGGCATGTTTGCCTACATATCAGGTTCACCGTTTGTGCTTCAGAAGATATACGGGGTATCCCCACAAATGTTCAGTGTTTGCTTCGCCATTAACGGGCTAGGCATTATTCTGGCTAGTCAGATTGCTGGTAGACTTGCAGGGAAAGTATCTGAAACCCGCCTGTTAATTGCGGGGCTGCTAACTGCAGCGCTGGGAGGAACATCTCTGCTCGTCGCCATTCTGGTTGGAGGTAATCTGATCTCTGTGCTGATTCCGTTATTTCTGGTGGTGTCCAGTGTCGGGCTGGTCAATACCGCGTCCTTCGCCCTGGCTATGGCTAATCAGGAGAAGTCGGCAGGCAGTGCGTCTGCGCTTATTGGAGTGATGACGTTCCTGTTCGGAGGTATTGTCGCTCCGCTCGTAGGTCTCGGAGGAGAAGGTACAGCTGTGCCAATGGGAATCGTTATCGCGTGTGCTGATCTCGGTGCATTGGTGATATATTTCTTAATGGTCAGTAGAGGCAGGAAACGTCAGAACGATCAGGCGTTGAGTTAA
- a CDS encoding ABC transporter substrate-binding protein yields MFKRNKKMIMLLITVMVMSIWLAACGTKPAENGAAGENDTATETETQTEAPTERTLTDAMGHEVTIPANPERVIASYLEDHLVTLGVKPAAQWSINNGSGLQDYLQNDLSGIPGIASDLPFEAMASFSPDLIIMGSESTVEGEKYEQYNKIAPTYVLGDEVNKDWRQALLKIGEILNKSDVAQKALDDYDAKAKEIKEKVSAVTGGTKSAAALWLFNNKFYVVSNNVSSGEVMYNELGLAEPNVVKEASAKATGNWSEISLEKIAEMDADYLFLVNSDKGAGSEALQDAVWQSIPAVKTGNVFEFESTSSWLYSGVQANTQILEDIQSSIVK; encoded by the coding sequence GTGTTTAAGAGAAATAAAAAGATGATCATGCTTCTAATTACGGTGATGGTTATGTCCATCTGGTTGGCAGCGTGTGGAACGAAGCCGGCAGAGAATGGAGCAGCAGGAGAGAACGACACAGCAACTGAAACCGAGACACAGACTGAAGCTCCGACAGAACGCACTTTAACAGACGCAATGGGGCACGAAGTAACAATCCCGGCTAATCCGGAACGCGTTATCGCATCTTATCTGGAAGACCATCTCGTTACACTCGGTGTTAAGCCAGCAGCGCAGTGGTCCATCAACAACGGCAGTGGCTTGCAGGATTATCTGCAAAATGATTTGAGTGGCATACCTGGTATTGCAAGTGATCTACCTTTTGAAGCGATGGCCAGCTTTTCACCAGACCTGATTATTATGGGTTCTGAAAGCACAGTTGAAGGAGAGAAATACGAACAATACAACAAAATTGCTCCTACTTATGTACTCGGGGATGAGGTCAACAAGGATTGGCGTCAGGCTCTGCTCAAGATTGGCGAGATCCTTAACAAATCGGATGTAGCACAGAAGGCGCTTGACGATTATGATGCCAAAGCAAAGGAAATTAAAGAAAAAGTATCTGCTGTCACTGGTGGAACAAAATCCGCTGCAGCGTTGTGGTTATTCAATAATAAGTTTTATGTGGTAAGCAACAATGTTTCCAGTGGTGAAGTAATGTACAATGAACTGGGACTCGCAGAGCCTAATGTCGTGAAGGAAGCATCTGCGAAGGCGACGGGTAATTGGTCTGAGATTTCACTGGAAAAAATCGCAGAAATGGATGCAGACTATCTATTCCTGGTGAACAGTGATAAGGGAGCGGGCTCGGAAGCGCTGCAAGATGCCGTATGGCAGAGCATCCCTGCTGTGAAGACCGGC